agtaatgtcaggtgcgtccatgcttcccggttcattgttttgagtagaaaacgtcctcgattcggtgagtattaccactgttttctatatgtttcaacgataattttaagaaacgaccttgtgcaccgaatgaagagcaattgctagTTTACGAAGtcgcttgttttagatcaaaattatgtctgtattaaaatatctcgtgaaaacaatgcacgttcttactaggctacCAGGctcactcaatgcattttttgtttcaaaacaactatttagtACCGTTTtcttgcgtacaaaccccaccctatgctttgttttggacaataaAAGTATTGCTATTGCTTTCTGAATGCAGACAGCGAAATTTCGAGTTAAATcggctcatttacgaaaatgcttgctggttcattcagtacatttttagaacataggttcatcccaaatctggaaGATCATGGCACGCTGTATTTACCCGAATTAAgggtgtgtttgttttgttgttgttgttttttttttttggggggggggtcacaaaaaataattttgttaaatattcaaataaatacgAGGGTGTACAgataataattgatattttaaggGAATAAACGATGAAACGAAAGAGGAGATCGAACCTGAGTctaaatagacaaaaaacaagACGCTTAAAGGTCGTCTATATAAATGACATAAGAAATGAACTCTGCATACTTgatggtaaaataaaaatagaggttctttatttattaaagggactatacaccagattggcaccaaaaaaattgttgttgttttttctgtagAGAAattcaggacaattatttaaagaaatattttactctttcatatcataattgtagaaaaaatctaaaaaaaaaatcgagttgTAGACCGGGttggaaccggtgtcgccaaaattgcagtccagtgtggTATCCACTGTGCtgcgaaggcttaccctaaacggttggaatatttaagctatgtacctaacttggtaatatcacgtgatgacatcgactagccaatcacgcattacGGGAATGAATTCCACTAGGGAGACATACAGTAAaggtttttttaattgaaaaaatacgaataaactgcgaaaacatatcaattttgaACTATGTGATACTTCAGATTGTAAGTATAATTGCATTGTACAAATCGATACGAGGTTAATGTCAGGTTTCGACAACTTTCTCTTTTTTGGCTATTTCATtatagcccctttaaaaatTGCTTATGTAATTAATGTAAGGTAAAATTGtggattatttcaaaataccttTAAAGGAAAAATCAATGAAAAGGAACAAAGAGTTTACCTTAAAGAGTGTGCTATATGCTTACTTTggcaattgaaataaaaagggaGACAACCTGCAGGAAACAGTCAACACTTTAAGGTCTTAAATGTTGTACGTTACACCTTAGTTGATAAAACTGATTTTCGTATAGATATAACCGTGTCTCGACTAACTatatcaggggcggatccaggaattgacgttagagggggcgtaacttttgacatgtgcccctccctcagaaccgaaagtatatggcatgaACTGTTTGTATGGGGATTTGGTGTTACTCctttatgaaaattttaacaatttgtagtcggaaatggtgcattatgagcttattttattaaatttgtttctCTCATATTGATTAAAACAGTAAACCTGGATGATTTTAGAGGGGGCACACACCGGGTACGCCCCCTCTAAATCCGCTTGTGTATATAACCTCCAAAAATGATGGCAGTTCTACTTTAAGTAGAGAGCcctgtcagtgtgtgtataccacgtgataaaaaaCGTCATAAACGCTACGTCCAAAATTTTGCTCCggatgaagactttaaacaaagataactttcctatttcttcaccattttaaatgaaatatagcgcagtGTACGCCGCTcacggagccctgccttcgaTCGTTTACCAGTGTTcgattgagagttaagtttcttaaaacgcTTCGACAAAACTGTTCACTATACGGCCGTCtgacattattttggaaacaggtttggcTAAGTGTTTCTTGAAACTAATCActttatcaaactccggtaaaacAACGAAGGCGTGGCTCCTTGGGTGGCATAGACTactctttgtttcatttaaaatggtgtagtgattgaaaagtcttcgatttaagtcttcattttaagcaaaatattgcccttCGAcctagcatatatgacgtaatttatcacttggtatacacacactgcctGTACAAAGTAAACTTCTTAGACAATCTTTAGTATATATacttgaatttttaaaaaaaaatcaacacctTTTATTCGTTATTTTAATATGCCATAGATCTTCCAGActtgggatgaacctaggttctaaacatgtacagaatgaaccagcaagcattttcgtaaatgagccgatttaactccaaaattggctgtttgcattcggaaaacaatagcaatacttttattgtcaaaaaaaaacaaagcatcgggtggggtttgtacgcaagagaacggtattaaatagttgttttgaagcaaaaaatgcattgagtgagtctGGAAGCCTattaagaacgtgcattgttttcacgagatattttaatacagacattattttgatctaaaacaggCGTCTTCGTAAACAAACGAGCAATTGCttttcattcggtgcacaaggtcatttctaaaaaatatcgttgaaacatatagaaaacagtggtaatactcaccgaatcgaggacgtttatcactcaaaacaatgaaccgggaagcatggacgcacctgacattactgcccttgagtaaaataattatagtatattttgttcatcAACATGTCATGGATTTACCGCTTTGGACAAGTCAGTGGATATACTACGATTTTTAGGGTGTGATATCGAGCGATTAATTGCATGTGAATTGTAAAATCAATGCTTGTAACAATGATAAACCATTATCAGAATTTTAAGTAATAGCTCCATtctgacaaataaaatatgacgGAATTTGGTCTATTTTACTGAAAAGCGTTATGCATGCTATTGAGAATGGATTGAGTTTAGGTTCACATTTATTAGATACGTGCGAATGAGTATAtgccagttgctgtttggtgttttttcataaaagtaagtaaattaactttgaaaacaatcTGGCTGACATAATTCTGAGAACAAGCCCGTTTAAAATGGAGTTCATATTATGAAAGTAGATAAATACACTTCTTTTGCACTTCGTCTGCCTCACGTAACATGCGCTTGCACCGGCGATGACGGCGGCGCCGGCGACAAGGCCAGCAATCCCACCGGAACCAGCGCCTAGAGCCGTTCCAGCCGCCCCTACGACCGCGGGGCACGCGACGCCAAACAAGACctgaaatatatgtacatgtatgtaatacaatttaaataaatcgCACAACATTGCTCGTTATTCTATTTTGCTGATAGATTAAAACCGCACACCACTGTAAATTATATATGTGAttgaataacaacataaaaaccttaattaacttacacttgagctaaattacaaaaaaaaagatgtgGGGCTCAATTGGGGAATATGTTAACCTTGAATGAACAGTCAATGATCAATTACTCTGCCGTTTAATGCAATAATCTAGAATTAATTTTGTAAGagcataaacatttaaacgGAATCACTTCAGTACTATCCCTTTGGgtataaaaatgtaatccaaACCGTTATGAAAAAGTACGTTATGTATTTTATTCTAAACTTAGTTGTGTTTAtgtaatcattatttatatacactTATGTAAACATATGACTATGAACATATCTTTGGATTTATGGACATTTTGAACTGTTGTATGCCTTAACCTCATTCCTACTTCTGACTGCAAGTGCACTAAGCTATGCGTTCACGTCAATCAGTTCACAATGTAATTTTGCAACAAAGAGAACGTCAATTGGAGCGCAAATGTGGTTTTGATTAACAAGTTTTCGGCATTTCAAAGCGATTCGTTACCTTACTGTGCCGCCTGTGTGCTACTATTTGATTGGCGGTTTATGTGAACCCAATGATAACTCTACCTGTAACGATGCTTTGCGGAGGCATGGGCTTATTTGGTAGTTatttcatggtgatcaaagaaTATTCTACATTGCTGATGACAACAATCGGTATCCTTTGACATGGGGAATCGGTCgacagaatatatattttgcactTGAAACCTCAAACCGAGATCTATTAATACATCAACGACTTGAAATACTGAGTTCAATTtgcaaacagtaaaaaatacataacgATAAACAGCTGTGCATTCATAACACTGCAACACATATGAACGATGTGtgttattataacaaaaacgTTATAAAATACAGCACTCACTTTACATCCAACCTTCTTGATTTTCTTCACAACCTTCTTGATACCCTTTCCTATTTTCTTAATCAACTTTTTAACTAACCAACATTCCGTTGGGTTCAGAAGGACGAACAGCACCACAAGGACAATAAGGTACTTGAATCCCATTTGGGTTTCGGTTAATTTTCCTGAAATAGAACGTGCATATTGTCATGCCATTATTGCATTTAAGTTCTAAATATACCATTTATGTCATGAACAAAAAACTTAATACCAATTCGCTTGAAAATGTCTCggtttatatttatcaaatataattaaaataaataaaaacgtgACGTTAAGGTTAAGGGTAAAATTACCACACTTTTGTTTCACCAATTATGGACTACATCAATATATTTCTACTCACCTTGCTTACATAGTCATCAATGGCTGACAATTATgttacttttattcatttattagtAATGACATTGATTGTGTTAAAAGGTCGTAAACTAATTTCATTCAAActtgcaaaacaaataattgcattcttgttctaaaacaaaacaactcaTTAATGAACATTAATTTAACATTTGCGGAAGATTGACATAATACATCATATCTAGAAAAACAATACGTATCACATGCtctataaaatattattcaatggATAAAATGTCTATATAACATCTGATATTTATCAGTGAAGACGGCTATAACACGTTCTAAACGTTTGCTATTTTACGCTTATACATTATGTTGATAACGTCTTTATTCAACTTTGTTGGAATTGAGTTATTTCActttcttttataaacaaacaccaaacagcaaGTGGCAAATACTCACTTGACCAGTTTTATGTACATCCAagcctatttttttatttagctttttgaaaaacagacaacagTTTCTATACCATTTGTAAATTATTACTTACAATGGAGCCACACATGTTCTATCGTTgaaacaagtattttgtttgcatttcataTAAACCTTTGTCTATGTCTGACCCGATAAAACGCCATAGAGTCCCTTAAAACGTACACCACAGCTTACAAGTGAGATTAGTTTAAACGCTTGCCACGACTTGTCATTGTCAATGTCAAATTGaagcttttactttttttaagtGCATGGAAATTGCTAAAATATACAAGTGTACAGTTGTTTACCTATTTCTTACCTTTTAATGCCTAATTAATTTAATCCCGCTCGAAAAACGATTATGTCGTGGTGTGCGTTAGCGCCCCTTTTATATAGAGAATCATCCGGTTTAGTATAAAAATGGTCTGCGGTTTGTTTTAGCCTTGTCTTAATTTAAGTTATACGGGGAATCCGGTATATCGCGGTCAACCGCAACCGCACCATCAATATCAGGGGGGtacacgtattccgaatctgcaacGGTTTAAGTGAGGTTTCGGAGTctgatatgcaagatggcggcAAAACAATGACAACATAGGATTTTCGGGACCTGTTTTcgcctgtttccaaaatatcaCGACGCGCATTCGGCTCTACAATTACCATGCCCCCctcggctttttatttcatgcttctcggttacggaataaaaaagttatcttcgaccagtctgttgtttacaaCCACCTTTTGGAATCTGAACTGAAAGACATTTGACGAGCTGTTATAAGTGAAAACATATTGTGTGACAAATGAAACTTGTGACAAACGTTCCATAATCTTATACTACCACGTGTTGAATactttctataaaaaatatgttttaaagcgATTTAGTTGTCTATTGTCTACTGCCGATataattaaatgtgtattttattttaagtttctaTTAAATAGTGTAAGGTGACCATTGCAAATCAATGTTGCTTTTTATAGATCGTTTTAAATGAAGACATTCAAGTCGCGTTCGTATGAAGTACAACATGCATCTGTATTGACGACGAGTCCGAAAGCAGTGCCGCAAACTTGACGCTAGTACAACATGTGTGACATCAGATGAAGTATATGAAGAGTCCATTCTAGGCACCACTTCATGTTTGTCAATAGTGAAATTTAGGTAATTGACAATCAGaactaataaaatgaaaaataaagatttaaaagttcaacttttttaaaacaagagctgtcataaaGACAGCGCACTCGAATATTCCACCGCTTTTCAgagtaaggattgaaaagttttggcgaatcatgcatggatcactgttagattagatttcaatgcaatacatgatgtgctgagatattaacttaaatgtggtaacatgcaaaattttaaccagaatttttaagtctaataaagggccattatttgcaaaatacagttatctaacttggttattcaattactataggttgggtggttgaataccattgtataaagtctcaatgcaatgcATCAAGTAGTTGcggagatattatcctatgtgtgctaacatgcaagaccttaaccagaatttctaagtcgcataattaaggcgcaaaaattatataatattaaagatagagttatcttacttgattaaataagaaggttaaatggttgggagcctgtgtgtaaagtttcaatgcaatacatgatgtatttgttgaggtattgacttaaaagtggttacatgcaaaaccttaaccagaatttctatgtcgaataaaaaggggccattatttgaatttaatgcaaaatagagttatcttaattgattatttaagtagattggatggttgagtaccattgtacaAAGTCTCaatcaatgcaatacatcaagtagttgctgagatattatcctatgtgtgcttacatgcaaaaccttaacaagaaattctaagtcaaataataaagacccataatttgcattatattcaaaaaagtgttatcttacttcattactttagtaggttagatagttgggaatacatatttaaagtttcaatacgatacatgatatatttgctgagatattgacttaaatgtggttaaattcaaaaccttaaccagaatttctaagtcgaataataaagggcatttttttgctttaaatgcaaactagagttatctaacttggttaattaagtaggatggatggttaagtaccattgtataaagtttcaatgaaatacctaaagtagttgctgagatattaaacTATGTGTGTTTACACGCAAagccttaaccagaatttctaagtcgaataataaagggcaattttttgcattaaatgcaaactagagttatctaacttacttaattaagtaggttggatggttgattACCATTGTaccaagtctcaatgcaataccgcaagtagttgctgagttattaacctatgtgtgcttgcacgcaaaaccttaaccataatttctaagtcaaataataaaggacTATTagttgcattaaatgcaaactagagttatctaactcgATTAATtaggtaggttggatggttgaataccattgtatcaagtcttaatgcaatacctcaagtagttgctgagatattaatctatgtgtgcttgcacgcaaaaccttaacaaaggtgtgacgccaacgccgacgtcGACGCCgatgcttgggtgagtagtatagctctcctttttcttcgaatagtcgagctaaaaaaacaTAAGTGCATGGACCATTTGATATTTTCCCGCCTTTTGCCAGAGCAAGTTTCTGTAAAATAGCTATAATGTCTTTCTTTATTCAAACTTTTTCTgtcaaatatcatgtttaatgtttatgctTATTCCTGGTGGTAGAAAATTGAATTTCTAGGACTGGTTCATATTCAGTATAACTGTGTTTTATCCTAATtcttaagtttttgttttaacttccAGAGACCATCAATTTGATCAACGCAAGGGCGCAAAAACCTCTAAGCACGGCAAAATCAGCAGATGGAATGACCAGCTAAAAGGGGTGCAGCCTGTGAGATACTTCTATAAAGTGGATGAGAGTAAAATCCTGCCCTCATTACGATTGCGAATTCCTGTGGCAGATTTGGACAATTGATCAGatacaaataattaagtttGCCAAAGTATTGCAGGCAAcatgttcattttgatatttgtgtattaataaagtattatttCATGAACTATATCATAACAtgttaaaattcatttcaaagttttgtatCATTGGCTACAATATGTATGTCAGATGTGTATTGTTCAGTGTTCTTTCACGCTTGCCAATTACTCTTATGAAAACcagctaaatatacacatacatcatGACAAAAGGAAATTGAGTTTTCACAATATTAGCATAAATTCGGGttatcatgtataacaaatttcCAAGATGTTGCTTGCATCTCtgcataaacaaaaaataacaacataataagAACAGATAacgattttgaaatatgaacaatgaacataaaatattgGGGTTCAATACTGCTTTGAAAACAAACCGGTATACTTCTCAACAAGATACACTGCAAAATTGATAAAGGAgagcatacatgtataagaagcttgttttgtatacatatgtTAATTATAGATGGACAATCAAACGGACTAATCCATATAAAATTGTATAGAAAAATAGACAGTAAACAATAGACAAATAAATCGCTCTAAAACATATTCGTTATAGGAAGTATGTCACACAGTATGTTTTCACTTATGACAGCTCGTCAAATGTCTTTCAGTTCAGATGCCAACAGGTGATTGAACTGTTATCAGCACACATTTAGGTGGTTATACCAAAAAAAATCGACCATAAAGGCTCTTGTACAGCAAAGGAATTgtcaggaaattaaaataccacatttgaaaacatatactttatacTACTTACCAGGCGAAAACAGGTCCCGAAAATACCATTTTGTCATTGTTTCGCCGCCATTTTGCATATCAGACTCCAAAACGTGACTTAAACCgttgcagattcggaatacgtgtaTCCCCCTGATTTTCAAGTTCGAAAATTAAGGAATGCATCGGGGATTTTGTATTGTTCAGTTATACATACAGGATATCATGATGGGTGCGTTTTGACGTCCTGTATCACGTTTAGCACGGTATGTAAACACGGATCTATTATAAAGATAGCGAACCAGTCAAGAAAGAAGATGCATATTAATACGTCGAACGCGAAGTGATACAATCAGACAAGCGTCCAATCgcaatatttcttaaacaaaaaaattcTTCAATTCAATGCATCATTTATGGCCTGTTTAAAGTTCTAACTTTAGTAACTAGATGGATCTTTTCCATAATATTTTTCGGAACATCTGATTCGGTACgaatcaattgcatttttaatgttttgcatgataatacaaaacaaaaaagcagtTTAATTATTTCGAAACAGCTGTTTTAAATTATACTCAAGATACCGTTTCAAGAACcaacttgatatatatttactCATGCATATTCAACCAAAGAAGATATGCATTTTATCACGTGCTAACTCAGGATAAACAAATTCGCCTGGACTTTGATTAAGTAAATTATCTTGTTAAACAAGATATTTATTGAGGGTCGTTTAGACGAGTTGGCTTCTTGTCAATTAGAATAATAAAAGTAGTTCAGGAGGAGATTTCCGAAACAAAACTTGCTAAATACTTACGGACAAAAGtattgcaaaatgtttaaaaggaCAATTGTTGGTAcctttttgaaattaatgtcatttatgtttgtgcaaaaacataCCTTGAACCAGACACCCTTTAAGCAATGCGGATACGTTATGTGTGACTTATCATGGGCGATATTTCAATCGGTTTATGTAGACAAATTTTTCACGGATTCACACaataaaaaacactatttattttttatctttttctcTTAATCGTGTTAACAGGATGAcgttaaacaaacatatgtagGCATTTAACAGCTCTTAGCGGAAATAAGAAATGGACGAAAATAAAAGACCTTAAACGTCCACAAATACAATCTTAGGGTAGGACGGTCAAACGGAAAATTCGAAAAAAATTGATGCATCTATGCTCAGAACATTGACAGTTAGACCACGACCTAGGACTAACGTTCACATTGATTAAAAAGGTGTTATAAATCGTAACTTTACGATACGAAtacattgaaatgttatttgaatATCGGCACTAGgtatttctgtaaaaaatatatatatggggAATCATGCTTTGGCTAAGGTATCCCACATTCTAGCCTCCAACCCCATTGATAGGTGAAATGAAATAGCTAGATATATCAAGTCTGTTTTCACGCTCATTGTTATTAATggaatatgcaaaataaaacttaaaacaggCAACGTTGCAACTTCATCATCAATCTTAATTTCTGTTATACAAAGTTCTATATTATGGATACATATAGTTAAGGAAAACTCTTAAATCTGTCATGATATTCATTTCACTTGGTTGTTCTGGACTAATGAGATACTGCTCTCAAATCTCttaaatcattatatcaaataagttttaccacaattaatacaaatgtttaaacttaccgaaaaggatgaatatatgtcgaaaacagtggttcttatgaaggataccgagtttattttgaaagaaatgatcaTAAAACACAGCATTTCGACCTTATGGGACAatagaagaccacagtaaaccttaaagcactcaccaatcatttaatattttagcgttttcagctataaaaaCACGTTTACAAATttgctatcagtaattaatattttccataaatgcattatttagtaagtagttaaaggttttatcagttaaaattgatgtttgttatacatgtgtatgtattgaaattgaataagagtgtcactttaacattttcattttatttctcgACCttcaaacatgcaatattcAACTGTCGTTTCAGATGTATACACTTCTAGTTCGTTGTATATGTTGCAGTTAAACGCTTGCTAGATTCATAAACCAAAATCAGTGAACTGGCACATATTTACAACTCCTTGAACCAAAAATGCCTCATAAATCCAATGAAAGCAGAATGAAATAATACATGATTATAATCCATCTACTAAATGAAGTGCAATTGGCATACAATGAAGATTCGTATTTTAGCAGTTTTTTTTCGGAGAAGCGATGTAATACGTTGTCGCTTCATCTGTTCTCACAAAAATACAAAGGAGTTAACCTACATCATACATCATCAGAAATTAGACAGGCCACAATGGCACGAAATATATCAAGCGTTAAGGGTTAACAAACAGAGATGTTGATGCACTGCGTGGTATATATGCAAATCTATACAGAAAAATCaattcaagtcaagtcaatttTTTATTGGTAACGAAAGGCCTCCGGCATAACATGAAGTCTTAAAGTTGTGTTTCTAGTTGACAgtattctttatttctttatttctttgttttattatcacattaaaaaatacTGCTTTATTTTTATCCTGTCATCGTTTGGACTTTTCATAAGATTAATGAAATCTTGTTTACCAGATAAGGCATTGCCTTTCTTGTCTGAATATGTGACATTGATAAAATGCATGAAACCATATACGTTGTGGTGGTGCACACTATATTCTATCATTAATCATAGATGTTGAAGCACTTCCAGACCTCAGTTTTTCTTCGTATATATTGTAACGGTACGCGGATGCGCGTTCATAGTATAGAATTCcattatagacggaagtacgttaatagtacgtatgtttacttggttggtaatatgcaaataagcaaagcccgggctccgTGTGGATAGAgaatttagtgtatataaagactagtggaccccttcagggtcgaccttgcttttccctgaaggggtCCGTTGGTATTGTTGGTCTCGCACGTTACAGTATGTACAAGTCTGGTTTCATGGATGTCCGCTTCCATCTATTCTTGTGAGAAGTCTGGTTCCATTGGTGTCCGATCCTTACCCAGAAAGGGGCTGTATGCTAAATGATCACCACTAATGGATGGACTTCCGTATTTGGTTTTTCAAAAAGGAAACCGCCAAGGCATTGGACTTGAGGGTGatttatattaacttttaaGCTGTCTTTCAATTATGGCAGTTTAAGCAAATGAATTAAATAGAAATGTGCACCTAAACGATCTGTTGACCGTGGTCATCGATATATAACGCGCACAGCTATTGCAGGTAgtaccatttttataaatacatatatactgCTGTTAGTTGATGATGGGTAAAACTTTAGTTTTGATACTTGTAATAAGAGATAATGCAAAATAAGAACgagatatgaaaataaacaaaggacaataactaaaacaaaaatgcaccctgagttacggttcttgtgcattTAACTTCTTCCGATTCTTAAAAAATACGGTTCCTGTGCTCTGCACTCCTACTCAACGTGAACAATCTATATAAGTAGTCAACACCTCATTAATTTTACAAGTAAGGCTACGGACGAAAAAAGTCGTTCTTGTGCACCGCGCTTTTCCTACTCGGATATATCTATATATGAAATTTGAAGTAAATAAGTATATTCCAgacaaaaaatgcatggaaattaacaaaaggcaatatatcaaagacttttcaaattATGCTGCCGACCATACTTTCTGGACGCATACACGTATACCATTTACTAAATCCCCTACCCTTGTCGGCGAATAAAAATTGGTTGATGGTGATAAGCGCAAACAGCTTTTCATCATAAACGTTCAATATATCCAAATAAAAGTCACCAGtcagtttcaattttatttaacaaaacaatagaaaacaaataaaatggcATTCAAAAAGGTACAAAACGGGTAAAAGCATCCAATAATTTTGTTTAGGTCAACTATCTGAGTGAAGTAAAttcattgaataaatattatccAATAAACACTTTTTCATCAAAACTTCTTTATAACAGATCAATGCTAGGCTCACTTGTTTGGCAGGCATTATATACTATTCTACTCAAAAAATTATAGAGTTTAAGGCCTTAGCCTTCTGCCTTTCGAcctattatttattaaatatttggctACTAGTCTTGACTCTTTGGTTTCCATGGTATTGTAGTGGCcattaatttaaattacaataCAGATAAACACGTTTACCTCCtcttttgttttgcaaaatggagGTTATGCAAGTGATTTGGCTTAATGAAGAAAAATAAGATTCTGAATCTTGTAACGCTTAAGCTTTTTCGAGAACACCTAAGTTTTATACAACAGTTTTATCAGTTTAATAAAACACGGATGGTATGCAGAACAcatcttaaaacatttcttaacttaaaaattatccgatttcaaaatatttcaaagtcaaTTGTAAAGGATGGTATGCAGAACAcatcttaaaacatttcttaacttaaaaattatccgatttcaaaatatttcaaagtcaaTTGTAAAGCAAAATACAAGTGGTTTGTACATTAAAGAATGGATACTGCTTAAAATTactgaaaataaagtattttggATAAAA
The DNA window shown above is from Mya arenaria isolate MELC-2E11 chromosome 6, ASM2691426v1 and carries:
- the LOC128238431 gene encoding uncharacterized protein LOC128238431, translating into MGFKYLIVLVVLFVLLNPTECWLVKKLIKKIGKGIKKVVKKIKKVGCKVLFGVACPAVVGAAGTALGAGSGGIAGLVAGAAVIAGASACYVRQTKCKRSVENGMALLPFSDDFRDYDMNDDKRIEYEEFVYTVMRSVGLSEPMELREPFNIADFNGDGELNSKEFEGAPFLFAHANFHQFMKKEVPETSPSFEVSTAA